The following proteins are co-located in the Rattus norvegicus strain BN/NHsdMcwi chromosome X, GRCr8, whole genome shotgun sequence genome:
- the Tsx gene encoding testis-specific protein TSX has translation MSEEQEPKTSEAEYGTMDFPEFENEEEWLFKVLGIKPRPSSDLDDADKQEDEPLGHTEFLRLQDILQEDKVSSTNDSDTCQAGYTEENDEASHSDSDIDDNVNVIIGDIKANSSMYMEMFTNMNSQADQDLKLTESDNAMYPTD, from the exons ATGTCTGAAGAGCAAGAACCCAAGACTTCTGAAGCAGAATACGGTACAATGGACTTTCCGGAATTCGAAAATGAAGAAGAATGGCTTTTCAAAG TTCTGGGAATCAAGCCTAGGCCTTCCTCTGATCTGG ATGACGCTGATAAGCAGGAAGATGAGCCACTGGG CCACACCGAATTTCTTCGCCTGCAAGATATTCTTCAAGAGGACAAAGTCAGCAGTACCAATGATAGCGACACTTGCCAAGCT GGGTATACCGAAGAAAATGATGAGGCCAGCCACAGTGACAGCGACATTGACGATAATGTGAACGTCATCATTGGTGACATTAAAGCAAACTCctccatgtatat GGAGATGTTCACTAATATGAACTCACAAGCTGACCAAGACCTGAAACTAACTGAATCAG ACAATGCCATGTACCCAACTGATTAA